A single window of Rhizobium indicum DNA harbors:
- a CDS encoding diacylglycerol kinase: MTKPAVTKETGLRHFIAAASYSWAGFLRVLKEAAFRQELGFFVVSIAALALVGATAGEIVVAVLLFLGLFSMEAMNTAVEEVIDRISPEISIVGKHAKDLGSFAVTCMIAACCLYLGFVLGKHLFFS, encoded by the coding sequence TTGACGAAGCCTGCGGTGACGAAAGAGACCGGACTTCGGCATTTCATCGCCGCCGCCAGCTATTCCTGGGCGGGTTTCCTGCGGGTGCTGAAAGAGGCAGCCTTCCGCCAGGAACTTGGCTTCTTCGTCGTTTCGATCGCGGCGCTGGCGCTGGTGGGAGCCACTGCGGGCGAGATCGTCGTCGCGGTGCTTCTGTTTCTCGGGCTCTTTTCGATGGAGGCGATGAATACCGCCGTCGAAGAGGTGATCGACCGGATTTCGCCGGAGATTTCGATCGTCGGCAAACATGCCAAGGATCTCGGCTCCTTCGCGGTGACCTGCATGATCGCCGCCTGCTGCCTTTATCTCGGCTTCGTCCTCGGCAAGCACCTGTTCTTTAGTTGA
- a CDS encoding thermonuclease family protein — protein MTRGLRLIRDGVTAFALLALVALIAAKLNDAAKIEHAGAFHAADGDSLVLGDERLRLEGIDAPELNQSCERAGKAWACGRAAREALQEMVLVSGTLCQGSRRDRYERLLVVCRSGAGGDINAAMVRRGMAISYGDYGKEEAEAKAQKAGLWAGTFERPRDVRDHARQSSSFDGTLRFIGQIVGWE, from the coding sequence GTGACACGGGGCCTGCGCCTGATTCGCGACGGCGTGACTGCTTTTGCCCTGCTGGCGCTCGTGGCGCTGATCGCCGCCAAGCTCAACGATGCAGCAAAAATCGAGCATGCAGGCGCCTTCCATGCTGCCGACGGGGATAGTCTGGTCTTGGGAGACGAACGTTTGCGCCTCGAAGGCATCGATGCGCCGGAACTCAACCAGAGCTGTGAGCGGGCGGGGAAAGCCTGGGCCTGCGGGCGCGCGGCGCGCGAGGCGCTGCAGGAGATGGTGCTGGTATCGGGAACGCTTTGTCAGGGCAGCCGGCGCGACCGCTACGAAAGGCTGCTCGTCGTCTGCCGGAGCGGGGCAGGCGGCGACATCAATGCCGCCATGGTGCGCCGGGGCATGGCGATTTCCTATGGCGATTATGGCAAGGAGGAGGCCGAGGCGAAGGCTCAGAAGGCGGGCCTCTGGGCCGGGACTTTCGAGCGGCCGCGCGATGTGCGCGATCATGCGCGCCAGAGTTCCAGCTTTGATGGCACCCTGCGCTTCATCGGGCAGATCGTCGGATGGGAATAA
- a CDS encoding uracil-DNA glycosylase family protein: MGDEAMLERLRREITCCRICRDAPAKGLEYRLPHEPRPVAVISSSARILIAGQAPGLRVHESGLPFDDASGDRLRSWLGVDTASFYDRDRFAIVPMGFCFPGYDDKGADLPPRRECAPFWRQRVISAMPQIELVLVIGQYAQAWHMAGERQDNMTETVRAWRDCLLSDRSPAVLPLPHPSWRNSGWLKRNPWFEKELLPVLQERTKMLLS; the protein is encoded by the coding sequence ATGGGCGACGAAGCCATGCTAGAGAGGCTGCGGCGGGAGATCACCTGCTGTCGCATCTGTCGCGACGCACCGGCGAAAGGCCTCGAATACCGGCTGCCGCACGAGCCGCGGCCGGTGGCGGTGATCTCATCGAGCGCGCGCATCCTGATCGCTGGGCAGGCGCCCGGGCTTCGGGTGCACGAGAGCGGTCTGCCGTTCGACGATGCATCGGGCGACCGGCTGCGATCATGGCTCGGCGTTGACACGGCAAGCTTCTATGACCGCGACCGATTCGCCATCGTGCCGATGGGCTTCTGCTTTCCCGGCTACGACGACAAGGGCGCGGATCTGCCGCCGCGGCGCGAATGCGCGCCGTTCTGGCGGCAAAGAGTGATCTCGGCCATGCCGCAGATCGAACTGGTGCTGGTCATCGGCCAATATGCGCAGGCCTGGCATATGGCCGGCGAAAGGCAGGACAATATGACCGAGACGGTGCGAGCATGGCGTGACTGTCTTCTGTCCGACCGATCGCCGGCGGTTCTGCCGCTGCCGCATCCGAGCTGGCGCAATAGCGGCTGGCTGAAGCGCAATCCCTGGTTCGAGAAAGAATTGCTCCCGGTCCTGCAGGAACGGACGAAAATGCTGCTTTCCTGA
- the ssuD gene encoding FMNH2-dependent alkanesulfonate monooxygenase produces MTTISHKGTSEPINFLWFIPTSGDGTYLGSSELNRAPEIGYLTQIAQAVDRLGYSGVLLPTGVACEESFVTAAALAAKTEKLQFLVAIRPGTASPAYYARLATTLDRISNGRLLLNIVVGGSPAELAGDGIHLEHDERYAHAEEFFTVFEELLEKGTASFDGKYIKATNARLGFPSVQNPRPPLYFGGSSDAGIDFSVGRVDKYLTWGEPPAQVAEKITKVRKAAGERGREVSFGIRLHFIVRETDDEAWEAAERLIRHLDDDTIREAQERFVHESDSVGQKRMAALHGGRRDKLEVSPNLWAGVGLVRAGAGTALVGSPKTVAARLREYQEIGIDTVIGSGYPHLEEAYRVAELLFPELGITREQQRLGFNTEFGRKQVFAGGSHGGNLKVVSGS; encoded by the coding sequence ATGACCACCATCTCCCATAAAGGCACATCCGAGCCCATCAATTTCCTCTGGTTCATTCCGACATCGGGCGACGGCACTTATCTCGGCTCCTCCGAGCTCAACCGTGCGCCCGAGATCGGCTATCTCACGCAGATCGCCCAAGCCGTCGACCGGCTCGGCTATTCCGGCGTGCTGCTGCCGACCGGGGTTGCTTGCGAAGAATCCTTCGTGACGGCAGCAGCCCTTGCCGCCAAGACCGAGAAGCTGCAGTTCCTGGTGGCGATCCGTCCCGGCACGGCATCGCCTGCCTATTACGCGCGTCTTGCGACGACGCTCGACCGGATCTCCAACGGCCGCCTGCTGCTCAACATCGTCGTCGGCGGTAGCCCTGCGGAGCTTGCCGGCGATGGCATCCATCTCGAGCATGACGAGCGCTACGCCCATGCGGAAGAGTTTTTCACCGTGTTCGAGGAACTGCTGGAAAAGGGAACGGCAAGCTTCGACGGCAAATACATCAAGGCGACCAATGCGCGCCTCGGCTTTCCCTCGGTGCAGAACCCGCGCCCGCCGCTCTATTTCGGCGGCTCGTCGGATGCCGGCATCGATTTCTCCGTCGGACGCGTCGACAAGTACCTGACCTGGGGCGAGCCGCCGGCACAGGTTGCCGAGAAAATTACCAAGGTGCGCAAGGCCGCAGGCGAGCGCGGCCGAGAGGTGAGCTTCGGCATTCGCCTGCACTTCATCGTGCGCGAAACCGATGATGAGGCATGGGAGGCTGCTGAGCGGCTGATCCGCCATCTCGACGACGATACGATCCGCGAGGCGCAGGAGCGCTTCGTTCACGAGTCCGATTCGGTTGGCCAGAAGCGCATGGCCGCCCTTCACGGCGGCCGGCGCGACAAGCTCGAAGTCTCGCCGAACCTCTGGGCCGGCGTCGGCCTGGTGCGCGCCGGTGCGGGCACGGCGCTGGTCGGCTCGCCGAAGACGGTGGCCGCGCGCCTTCGCGAGTATCAGGAGATCGGCATCGATACGGTGATCGGCTCCGGCTATCCGCATCTGGAAGAGGCCTATCGCGTCGCCGAACTGCTTTTCCCCGAACTCGGCATCACCCGCGAGCAGCAGCGTCTGGGCTTCAACACCGAGTTCGGCCGCAAGCAGGTCTTCGCAGGCGGCAGCCATGGCGGCAATCTGAAAGTCGTCTCCGGCTCCTGA
- a CDS encoding LysR substrate-binding domain-containing protein gives MDDLNDYYYFAAVVSSGGFASASRDLKIPRSKLSRRVSRLEEGLGARLIERSTRHFRVTEIGQAFYERCQTILQEADRAKSIVSEAQSDPQGVVRMGCPLGLVDISVGGILPEFLERYPKIKLQIIGSDRRADLINERIDLEVRATNEPETQTSLTMRKLDRIRRILVASPSLVERTGNLNCVDELAELPTLAMTSWVSFHTWELVGPNDAKQVIRHQPRLTCRSMTAILDAARAGLGFGLLLESACEADLQAGKLVRVLPEWQSEESQFYIVFTTAKGMPPAVRVLIDFLVEKSKQH, from the coding sequence ATGGACGATCTCAACGACTACTATTATTTCGCCGCTGTCGTCTCCAGCGGCGGTTTCGCTTCTGCAAGTCGCGATCTCAAAATACCACGTTCGAAGCTCAGCAGGCGGGTCAGCCGGCTTGAGGAAGGGCTTGGCGCGAGGCTCATAGAACGCTCGACCCGCCACTTCCGGGTGACTGAAATCGGCCAGGCTTTCTACGAAAGATGCCAGACCATCCTGCAGGAGGCCGATCGTGCCAAATCGATCGTCAGCGAGGCTCAGTCCGACCCGCAAGGTGTGGTGCGGATGGGCTGCCCGCTGGGTCTCGTCGACATCTCGGTCGGGGGGATCCTGCCCGAATTCCTGGAACGTTATCCGAAGATCAAGCTGCAGATCATCGGGTCCGACCGGCGTGCCGATCTCATCAACGAACGGATCGACCTCGAGGTGAGGGCGACCAACGAGCCGGAGACGCAGACGAGCCTGACGATGCGCAAGCTCGATCGTATCAGGCGTATCCTGGTCGCAAGTCCGTCGCTCGTCGAGCGTACCGGCAACTTGAATTGCGTGGACGAACTCGCCGAGCTGCCGACGCTGGCAATGACGTCATGGGTGTCGTTCCACACCTGGGAACTGGTCGGTCCGAATGACGCCAAGCAGGTGATTCGGCATCAGCCGCGGCTCACCTGCCGCAGTATGACCGCCATCCTCGACGCAGCCCGTGCCGGCCTCGGCTTCGGGCTTCTGCTCGAAAGTGCCTGCGAGGCCGATCTCCAGGCCGGCAAGCTGGTGCGGGTGCTGCCGGAATGGCAGTCGGAGGAGAGCCAGTTCTACATCGTCTTCACGACGGCCAAGGGCATGCCGCCGGCGGTACGGGTCCTGATCGATTTCCTAGTCGAAAAATCCAAACAGCATTGA
- a CDS encoding sensor histidine kinase: protein MSTGVSTSTDKIIVDRSRSHRNKAVSKAVRQTRERLQSGHASNSSFDRDVLDMYVASVLQGATIMPLFVVIITTLGVYFTEDTQLIFWALLTLTCHAGNILLARRARRQEITSESARKWRRLLLSGQFLIGCCWAVFALQGCDTCEPSSFILYKGATLLIALSVTAMSNFMLTPAVLAAFSPAVLALAAKSGLSRDLLEISLTGLFTTTLVFFNYISDRLFKSNLRILSYQSEKDDLIAELEVAKSMSDEARRRAEEANLAKSRFLASMSHELRTPLNAILGFSEVMSAEVMGPLANPTYKEYAGDIHRSGQHLLDLINEILDLSRIEAGKYELSEEAISLLDITEDCIGMVQLRARAKNIAISDQFERQLPAIWADEKSMRQVVLNLLSNAVKFTPQGGEIHVKVGWTAGGGQYISIKDNGPGIPEEEIPVVLSAFGQGSIAIKSAEQGTGLGLPIVQAILAKHDGQFLLKSKLREGTEVIAILPAKRVLQSLPAVEEAQAVARKRKSFA, encoded by the coding sequence ATGAGTACCGGCGTAAGCACATCGACCGACAAGATCATCGTCGACAGGTCGCGCAGCCACCGCAACAAGGCCGTTTCCAAGGCCGTGCGGCAGACGCGCGAACGTCTTCAGTCCGGTCATGCGTCCAATTCCTCCTTCGATCGTGACGTGCTCGACATGTATGTGGCGTCGGTGCTGCAGGGCGCGACGATCATGCCGCTCTTCGTCGTCATCATCACCACGCTTGGCGTCTATTTCACTGAAGATACGCAATTGATCTTCTGGGCGCTGCTGACACTCACCTGTCACGCCGGCAATATCCTGCTTGCAAGGCGCGCGCGCCGGCAGGAGATCACCTCCGAGAGCGCCCGCAAATGGCGCCGCCTGCTGCTCTCCGGCCAGTTCCTGATTGGCTGCTGCTGGGCCGTCTTCGCATTGCAGGGCTGCGACACCTGCGAGCCGTCGAGCTTCATTCTTTATAAGGGCGCCACGCTGCTGATCGCGCTCTCCGTCACGGCGATGTCGAACTTCATGCTGACGCCCGCCGTGCTCGCCGCCTTCTCGCCGGCGGTCCTGGCGCTTGCCGCCAAGAGCGGCCTGTCGCGCGACCTCCTCGAAATCAGCCTGACGGGGCTCTTCACCACCACCCTCGTCTTCTTCAATTATATCAGCGACCGGCTCTTCAAGTCGAACCTCAGGATCCTTTCCTACCAATCGGAGAAGGACGACCTGATCGCCGAGCTGGAAGTGGCGAAATCGATGTCGGACGAGGCTCGCCGCCGCGCCGAAGAGGCAAACCTCGCCAAGTCACGCTTCCTTGCCTCCATGTCGCACGAACTCAGAACCCCGCTCAACGCCATCCTCGGCTTTTCCGAGGTGATGTCGGCCGAAGTCATGGGGCCGCTCGCCAATCCGACCTACAAGGAATATGCCGGCGATATCCACCGCTCCGGCCAGCATCTGCTCGATCTCATCAACGAGATCCTCGACCTGTCGCGCATCGAGGCCGGCAAATACGAGCTGAGCGAGGAGGCGATCTCGCTTCTCGATATCACCGAAGATTGCATCGGCATGGTCCAGCTGCGCGCCCGCGCCAAGAACATTGCCATTTCGGACCAGTTCGAGCGGCAGCTGCCGGCCATCTGGGCCGACGAAAAGTCGATGCGCCAGGTGGTGCTCAACCTTCTCTCCAATGCCGTCAAGTTCACGCCGCAGGGCGGCGAGATCCACGTCAAGGTCGGCTGGACCGCCGGCGGCGGCCAGTACATCTCGATCAAGGACAATGGCCCCGGCATTCCGGAAGAAGAGATTCCCGTCGTCCTGTCGGCCTTCGGCCAGGGCTCGATCGCCATCAAGAGTGCCGAACAGGGCACCGGCCTCGGCCTGCCGATCGTCCAGGCGATCCTTGCCAAGCATGACGGACAGTTCCTGCTGAAATCGAAGCTGCGCGAGGGCACCGAAGTTATCGCCATCCTGCCCGCCAAGCGCGTGCTCCAGAGCCTGCCGGCCGTCGAGGAGGCCCAGGCGGTCGCGCGCAAGCGCAAGAGTTTTGCCTGA
- a CDS encoding DNA alkylation repair protein, producing the protein MIGPSSDAAELIAHLETLRSEENVAGMARFGIVTGGALGISNPDIRAVARLAKKDHLRAMQLWRSDIREARLLALCTAEPKRLTTEEARNWADDFNSWEIVDCAADLFVEARLDELISDFAADEREFIRRTAFAMISGAAVHRKMESDATLLAWMPLIEAHAGDPRNFVRKAVNWALRSIGKRNLACHAPALALAKILAESPDKTARWIGKDTVRELAGEKLLARLR; encoded by the coding sequence ATGATCGGCCCCTCCTCCGATGCGGCCGAACTGATCGCGCATCTCGAAACGCTGCGTTCGGAGGAGAATGTCGCCGGCATGGCGCGCTTCGGCATCGTCACCGGCGGCGCCCTCGGCATCTCCAATCCCGATATCCGCGCGGTCGCCAGACTGGCGAAGAAGGATCACCTCAGGGCAATGCAGCTCTGGCGAAGCGATATCCGCGAAGCCCGCCTGCTCGCCCTCTGCACAGCCGAGCCGAAGCGGTTGACGACGGAAGAAGCCCGAAATTGGGCCGATGATTTCAACTCCTGGGAGATCGTCGATTGCGCCGCCGATCTCTTCGTCGAAGCCCGGCTGGATGAACTCATCTCAGACTTCGCCGCCGACGAGCGCGAATTTATCAGGCGCACCGCCTTCGCCATGATATCAGGTGCCGCCGTCCATCGGAAAATGGAGTCCGACGCGACCCTCCTTGCCTGGATGCCGCTGATCGAGGCCCATGCCGGCGACCCGCGAAACTTCGTGCGCAAGGCGGTGAATTGGGCGCTGCGCAGCATCGGCAAGCGCAATCTCGCCTGCCATGCGCCGGCCCTGGCACTCGCAAAGATCCTGGCGGAAAGCCCTGATAAAACCGCCCGCTGGATCGGCAAGGATACCGTCAGGGAACTGGCCGGCGAAAAGCTGTTGGCACGGTTGAGATAA
- a CDS encoding Lrp/AsnC family transcriptional regulator, whose protein sequence is MDRLDRKILRLLQEDSTLAVADLAKKVGLSTTPCWRRIQKMEEDGVIKRRVAILDPEKVNTKVTVFVSIRTATHSIEWLRRFSEVVAEFPEVVEFYRMSGDVDYLLRVVVPDIAAYDAFYKRMIAKIEIRDVSSAFAMEQIKYSTQLPLDYMILDNAKSNED, encoded by the coding sequence ATGGATCGCCTCGACCGAAAAATACTGCGTCTTCTGCAAGAAGATTCGACGCTTGCCGTTGCCGATCTCGCCAAGAAAGTGGGGCTTTCGACGACGCCGTGCTGGCGGCGCATCCAGAAGATGGAAGAAGACGGCGTCATCAAGCGCCGAGTCGCCATTCTCGATCCGGAGAAGGTCAACACCAAGGTCACCGTCTTCGTGTCGATTCGCACTGCCACCCATTCGATTGAATGGCTGCGTCGCTTTTCCGAGGTGGTCGCCGAATTCCCCGAAGTGGTCGAATTCTACCGGATGAGCGGCGACGTCGACTATCTCCTGCGTGTCGTCGTGCCCGATATCGCCGCCTATGACGCTTTTTATAAGCGGATGATCGCCAAGATCGAGATTCGCGACGTTTCCTCCGCCTTTGCGATGGAGCAGATCAAGTATTCGACGCAGCTGCCGCTCGACTACATGATTCTCGACAATGCCAAGTCCAACGAGGATTGA
- a CDS encoding porin — translation MNIRMVLLASAAAFAASTPVLAADAIVAAEPEPVEYVRVCDAYGTGYFYIPGTETCLKIEGYIRFQVNVGEDVGGDSDWDAVTRGQVQFTAKSDTEYGPLTGVIVMQFNADNATDQDAILDSAYLDVAGFRAGLFYSWWDDGLSGETDDIGSVVTLHNSIRYQYESGTFYAGLSVDELEDGVYQGDVDPVTGLLVPNDGPNNVGVAFGVGGTAGAFSYQVTGGWDVDNEDGAIRAMGTVDIGPGTLGLAAVYSSGPNSYYSTAEWAVAAEYAIKATDKLKITPGVQYYANYIGGASAGDTVPSDYDGAGDAWKVGLTVDYQIVDNFYAKASVQYLDPEDADDSTTGYFRLQRSF, via the coding sequence ATGAACATCAGAATGGTTTTGCTTGCATCAGCAGCAGCATTTGCTGCATCGACGCCGGTTCTTGCAGCTGACGCTATTGTTGCTGCTGAGCCGGAACCGGTTGAATATGTTCGCGTCTGCGACGCTTACGGCACCGGCTACTTCTACATCCCGGGCACCGAAACCTGCCTCAAGATCGAAGGCTACATCCGTTTCCAGGTCAACGTTGGCGAAGATGTCGGCGGCGATTCGGACTGGGATGCCGTCACCCGCGGTCAGGTTCAGTTCACGGCCAAGAGCGACACCGAGTATGGTCCGCTGACCGGCGTCATCGTCATGCAGTTCAATGCTGACAATGCCACCGATCAGGACGCCATCCTCGACTCCGCTTACCTCGACGTCGCGGGCTTCCGCGCCGGTCTGTTCTACAGCTGGTGGGACGATGGTCTCTCTGGCGAAACCGACGACATCGGTTCGGTCGTAACGCTGCATAACTCCATCCGCTATCAGTATGAAAGCGGCACCTTCTACGCCGGCCTCAGCGTCGACGAACTGGAAGACGGCGTTTACCAGGGTGACGTGGATCCCGTCACCGGCCTCCTTGTTCCGAACGATGGTCCGAACAATGTCGGCGTTGCCTTCGGCGTTGGCGGCACTGCCGGCGCATTCAGCTACCAGGTCACTGGCGGCTGGGACGTCGACAACGAAGACGGCGCTATCCGTGCAATGGGTACGGTTGACATCGGTCCCGGTACGCTCGGCCTCGCTGCTGTGTACTCTTCCGGCCCGAACTCCTACTACTCGACGGCTGAATGGGCAGTTGCTGCCGAATACGCCATCAAGGCAACCGACAAGCTGAAAATCACCCCGGGTGTTCAGTACTACGCCAACTACATCGGCGGTGCCAGCGCGGGTGACACCGTTCCTAGCGATTACGACGGTGCCGGTGATGCATGGAAGGTCGGTCTGACGGTTGATTACCAGATCGTCGACAACTTCTACGCCAAGGCTTCGGTTCAGTACCTCGATCCGGAAGATGCTGACGACTCCACGACGGGCTACTTCCGTCTGCAGCGTTCGTTCTAA
- a CDS encoding aliphatic sulfonate ABC transporter substrate-binding protein — protein sequence MISRRQTLGLFAAAAATAILPAIRPARAAASEFRIGWQKNGVLALAKRRGALEKRLADRGITVSWSEFTSGPPLLEALGAGALDFGATGDVPPLFAQAAGGQLYYVGLYKGSPAGSAILVRKDSSIKTLEDLKGKKVAFKRGSSAHNVTVKVLRQAGLKPEDVEQLDLSPPDAAAAFKNGSIDAWSIWDPYLAIAEADPETRILTTAEGIVDSYSFFLANRDFTDANGQVVVDVIDELAKVGTSAQSNLDETVKELSEITGVPVDVTRVTLTRKGADLGSVSTITDAAAAYQQALADEFHGLGILPKKLVTGDIVWRPKAS from the coding sequence ATGATTTCACGTCGACAAACGCTCGGGCTTTTCGCAGCAGCCGCGGCCACGGCAATCCTCCCGGCTATCAGGCCGGCACGCGCTGCCGCCAGCGAGTTCCGCATCGGCTGGCAGAAGAACGGCGTGCTGGCGCTCGCCAAGCGGCGCGGCGCGCTTGAGAAGCGGCTTGCCGATCGCGGCATTACCGTCAGCTGGTCAGAATTCACCTCCGGCCCGCCGCTTCTCGAAGCGCTGGGCGCCGGTGCTCTCGATTTCGGCGCGACTGGCGACGTGCCGCCGCTCTTTGCCCAGGCGGCCGGCGGGCAGCTCTATTATGTCGGTCTCTACAAGGGCAGCCCGGCAGGCTCGGCCATCCTCGTGCGCAAGGATTCGTCGATCAAGACGCTTGAAGACCTCAAAGGTAAGAAGGTCGCTTTCAAGCGCGGCTCCAGCGCGCACAATGTAACCGTCAAGGTTCTGCGCCAGGCAGGCCTGAAGCCCGAAGATGTCGAGCAGCTCGATCTTTCGCCGCCGGATGCCGCCGCTGCGTTCAAGAATGGCAGCATCGACGCGTGGTCGATCTGGGATCCTTATCTGGCGATTGCCGAAGCCGATCCGGAGACACGTATCCTGACGACCGCCGAAGGTATCGTCGACTCCTACAGTTTCTTCCTCGCCAATCGCGATTTCACCGATGCGAACGGGCAAGTGGTCGTCGACGTGATCGATGAGCTTGCCAAGGTCGGCACGTCGGCCCAGAGCAATCTCGACGAGACGGTGAAGGAGCTTTCCGAGATTACCGGCGTTCCGGTTGACGTAACGCGCGTGACCTTGACGCGAAAGGGCGCCGATCTCGGCAGCGTTTCGACCATCACCGATGCCGCCGCCGCCTATCAGCAAGCCCTCGCCGACGAGTTCCACGGGCTCGGCATCCTGCCGAAGAAGCTCGTGACCGGCGATATCGTCTGGCGTCCCAAGGCAAGCTGA
- a CDS encoding NAD(P)-dependent oxidoreductase — MAKVAFIGLGVMGFPMAGHLKTKGGHDVTVYNRTAEKAAAWAEKFSGHAAPTPAEAATGADFVFVCVGNDEDLRSVTSGENGALHGMKPGSVLIDNTTASAEVARELYAAAKEKGVDFIDAPVSGGQAGAENGALTVMCGGDEAVFERARPVIDAYARMVGLMGPAGSGQLTKMVNQICIAGLVQGLAEALHFGKRAGLDIEKVVEVISKGAAGSWQMENRHKTMNAGKYDFGFAVDWMRKDLGIVLTEARRNGAKLPVTAVVDQFYGDVQAMGGNRWDTSSLLARLEK; from the coding sequence ATGGCAAAAGTCGCGTTCATCGGTCTCGGCGTCATGGGTTTTCCCATGGCGGGGCATCTGAAGACGAAAGGCGGCCACGATGTCACCGTCTACAACCGCACGGCCGAAAAAGCTGCCGCCTGGGCCGAGAAATTTTCAGGCCACGCCGCCCCCACCCCGGCCGAGGCCGCCACTGGGGCCGATTTCGTCTTCGTCTGCGTCGGCAATGACGAAGATCTCCGCTCGGTGACATCGGGTGAGAACGGCGCCCTGCACGGCATGAAGCCAGGTTCGGTGCTGATCGACAACACCACCGCCAGCGCTGAGGTCGCCCGCGAACTTTATGCCGCGGCAAAGGAAAAAGGTGTCGATTTCATCGACGCTCCCGTCTCCGGCGGCCAGGCCGGCGCCGAAAACGGCGCCCTGACCGTCATGTGCGGCGGCGACGAGGCCGTCTTCGAACGCGCTAGGCCTGTCATCGACGCCTATGCCCGCATGGTTGGCCTGATGGGGCCGGCAGGCTCGGGCCAGCTGACCAAGATGGTCAACCAGATCTGCATCGCCGGCCTCGTCCAGGGACTTGCCGAAGCGCTGCATTTCGGCAAGCGCGCCGGCCTCGATATCGAAAAGGTCGTCGAGGTGATTTCCAAGGGGGCAGCCGGCTCCTGGCAGATGGAAAACCGCCACAAAACCATGAACGCAGGCAAGTATGATTTCGGCTTCGCGGTCGACTGGATGCGCAAGGATCTCGGCATCGTGCTCACCGAAGCCCGCCGCAACGGCGCCAAGCTGCCGGTCACCGCCGTCGTCGATCAGTTCTACGGCGACGTGCAGGCAATGGGCGGCAATCGCTGGGACACATCCTCGCTGCTCGCCCGCCTCGAGAAATGA
- the ssuC gene encoding aliphatic sulfonate ABC transporter permease SsuC has product MSTFDTPFVRSVASEKAGKAGLRLPLPGLEKLTPYLVPVAIVAFWQLASSVGWISSRIMPSPADVGLAFWSTTVSGQLPNDVLVSAGRAFAGLLVGGSIGFLLGIANGVSRISEQLTDTTLQMLRTIPHLAMIPLVILWFGIGEESKLFLTSLGVLFPVYLNTYHGVRNVDRDLIEMGKVYGMGNWTLFRKVIFPGALPSIFVGLRYALGIMWLTLIVSESIAASSGIGHMANNAREFMMTDVVVLALVIYAVLGKLADVIARVLERRLLAWNPVYQK; this is encoded by the coding sequence ATGTCGACTTTCGATACTCCGTTCGTACGGTCGGTCGCTTCCGAAAAGGCCGGGAAGGCGGGTCTGCGCCTGCCGCTGCCCGGCCTGGAGAAGCTGACGCCTTACCTGGTGCCGGTGGCGATCGTGGCGTTCTGGCAGCTTGCCTCCTCTGTCGGCTGGATCTCGTCGCGCATCATGCCGTCGCCAGCCGATGTCGGCCTCGCCTTCTGGTCGACGACGGTTTCCGGCCAGTTGCCGAATGACGTGCTGGTGAGCGCCGGCCGCGCCTTTGCCGGCCTTCTCGTCGGCGGCTCGATCGGCTTCCTGCTCGGCATTGCCAATGGCGTATCACGCATTTCCGAGCAATTGACCGATACGACGCTGCAGATGCTGCGCACCATTCCGCATCTGGCGATGATCCCGCTCGTCATCCTGTGGTTCGGGATCGGTGAGGAATCGAAGCTGTTTCTGACCTCGCTCGGGGTGCTCTTCCCGGTTTATCTCAACACCTATCACGGGGTGCGCAATGTCGATCGCGATCTGATCGAGATGGGCAAGGTCTATGGCATGGGCAACTGGACGCTTTTCCGCAAGGTGATCTTTCCAGGTGCGCTGCCGTCGATCTTCGTCGGTCTCAGATATGCGCTCGGCATCATGTGGCTGACGCTGATCGTATCGGAATCGATTGCCGCATCCTCGGGCATCGGCCATATGGCCAACAATGCCCGCGAATTCATGATGACTGACGTCGTCGTGCTCGCCCTCGTCATTTATGCCGTGCTCGGCAAGCTTGCCGATGTCATCGCCCGGGTTCTGGAGAGGCGGTTGCTCGCCTGGAACCCGGTCTATCAGAAATAG